The Pedosphaera parvula Ellin514 region CTGCCCAGCTTCCCGGTAAGGTTATAAAACGTTCCCACTATCAGCAGTATTCCCCCAATCACCCCCCAATTCTTGAAGCAAACCAGATCCCGCTTTTCAACCATGCCATAAAACTCCACCAACCCGCTCCAGGCCAGCAACACCATCACAATCAGGAAAACATAATCCGACAACAGCTTGTTGCCCGAAAAGAGCGCTGAAAGAATGATCGTCCACAAAATCAGAAAACTCGTCAGGCGTCGGAAGAAAATCTGCTTTTTGGTGAGCGCCGGCACCGGAGGTGTGTTCTGTTCGGGCATACGTGGAAGTTTTAATTTCCGGTTGGAAGTCATCTCATAAATACCCGCAGATGGCGCGGGCGGAGATTTTGCCCGGCCCCTAGGCGTGAGGAGGGAGCATCCCCTTTATGGGGCTGCGACCGACGAACAACGACGGGGCAGGGCAAAAGATCCCCCGTTTCTCTATCAAATTCCCTTTTCTCTCTTGTCTTTATTGATTTCATTTTTTCACTCATACGCCGCTGCGGGTATTTATGAGATGGCTTCTAATATGGAGCCGTTGTGTCCCTGTTGAAAGTGTGCAAACTATAACCCGCCAAACCGGCGATGACGGCGTGTATATTCTTCCAGCGCCTCGTAAAACTGTGGTTTCCGGAAATCCGGCCATAACGTCTGGGTCACGACCAGTTCAGAATACGAAATCTGCCACAGCAAAAAGTTGCTGACCCGCATCTCTCCGCTGGTGCGAATCAACACATCTGGATCAGGCCAGTTCCTGGTATAAAGATGATCCGCCACCACTTGCTCGTTGATCTCCGCCGGGTCGAGTTCCCCCTTCTTCGCCTTGGCCGCAATGCTCCGCACCGCTTCGACAATTTCCGTCCGCCCGCCATAGCTCAACGCCATGATCAGCGTCAGCCCGTTGTTTTTGGAAAGTCCCTCCTGCGTCTTCTTCAACTGCTTCTGCACGAACTCCGGCAGGCGATGTATCTGCCCAATCACCTCCAAACGCACGTTACTCTTGTTGAGTTCCGCGAATTCACTCTTCATGTAGCGCGCCAGATACTTCATCAACGTATCAACTTCATCCTTCGGTCGATTCCAGTTTTCCACCGAAAACGCGTAGAGCGTAAGATATTTAATCCCCAACTCTCCCGCCGTGCGAATGATCGCCCGCACCGACTCCGCCCCAATGCGATGCCCCTCTACTCGCGGCAACCCACGCTGCTTCGCCCACCGCCCGTTCCCATCCATGATCATCGCCACATGCCGCGGCAGATTCGCCTTGGCTTCGTCGCTAAGATGGGGCGCGTGATTCGTCATGATTCAGTGCACCATTCGAAATTCGTCATTCAAAATTACAAAAACATCGTTTGCTCACGCGCAGGTCCGGTCGATGCAATCGCCAGTTTTGCGCCGGTCAATTCCGCCAATGCCTTCAAATACGTTTTCGCCTTGGCTGGCATCTTCTTCCAATCGCGAATCTCATGCGTCGGCGTCAACCAACCCGGAAACTCCGCATACACCGGCGTGCACTTCGCCAGGGCCTCAATCTCATTGGGAATATAATCATACCGGGTCGAACCAATCTTGTAACCAATGCAAACCCTGATGGTCTCCACCGTGTCCAAACCGTCAACGTTCGTGACCGCCAGCTCATCAATGCCATTGACCATCGTCGCATGACGTGTCGCCACCGAGTCAAACCATCCGCATCGACGCGCCCGTCCCGTGGTCGCGCCAAATTCACGCCCCATTCCATGCAGCAAGTCTGCAATCTCCGCATTCTCCGTCGGCAACGGACCTTCACCCACGCGCGTCGTATAAGCCTTCATCACGCCTACGACCCGATCCATCCGGTTCGGTGCCACACCAGAACCCGTGCACGCACCACCAGCAGTCGTGTTTGAAGAGGTTACAAATGGATACGTTCCATGATCGATATCCAGGAACGTCCCCTGCGCGCCTTCGAACAATATATCATCGCCCCGACGAATCGATTTATCCAGCAACACCACCGTGTTCGTCACAAACGGCTTCAAACGATCCCCCGCCTTGCGATACGCCTCCAGCACCTTGGCGAATGAAATCGGTTTCGCGCCAAAAGCTTTGAGAACTTCGTTGTTCTCCTTGATTTTCTGCTTCAGCAACACCTCAAAACGTGCCGGATTAACCAAATCAATCACCCGCAACCCCGTGCGCGCCGCCTTGTCACCATAAGCCGGTCCAATGCCGCGCTTCGTGGTGCCAATCTTATTCTTCCCCTTCAAAATCTCCCGTTGCGCATCCAGTTCACGGTGATAGGGAAATACGAGGTGAGCAGTCTCGCTGATGAACAAATTCCCGTTCACCTTCACATTCATCTTCTCCAACCCGTCGATTTCTTCCACCAGGCTCACCGGGTCAATCACCACGCCATTGCCAATCACGCAGGTCTTCGATTTGCGCAAAATTCCGGAAGGAATCAAATGCAGCACATATTTCTGTTTCCCGATGAATACAGTATGCCCCGCATTATTGCCGCCCTGCGTGCGAACGACCACGTCCGCCTGCTCAGTCAGCACGTCGATAATTTTGCCTTTGCCTTCATCGCCCCACTGGGCGCCTACCAGAATTGTATTGGCCATAGTTACTTGACTCTATGTGTCACAACGACACCCGCACATTATTTGCGCGAACATCCTCGTTCGCACCACTGCAATAAAAATCCCCGAATTGTAAATTCGGGGCATACGCACGGTATTTACGAACAAAAAGTAAAGATATGCCCCCCACGTGTCAACGGCGTATTCAACACCCCGCCCATCCTCCATCCTCGCACGCATTTACCATCCGCCCCCAAACATCGCGTCAGCCTAATAGACCTTCCCCAACCGGGATGCGGCATATAGCCCAAGCTTGGCGCTGCCTTCCAGCGCCTATCTTGGGTAAACGCCCCGGGAGCCATTCAGACCGCCAGGCACCAATAATCGGTGGAATGAGACTCAGTCGAATTCAAACCCCGTCGGTGATTCTGCTCAGCCCATCGAGCCCACCCGCGCACGCGGCC contains the following coding sequences:
- a CDS encoding isoprenyl transferase, producing MTNHAPHLSDEAKANLPRHVAMIMDGNGRWAKQRGLPRVEGHRIGAESVRAIIRTAGELGIKYLTLYAFSVENWNRPKDEVDTLMKYLARYMKSEFAELNKSNVRLEVIGQIHRLPEFVQKQLKKTQEGLSKNNGLTLIMALSYGGRTEIVEAVRSIAAKAKKGELDPAEINEQVVADHLYTRNWPDPDVLIRTSGEMRVSNFLLWQISYSELVVTQTLWPDFRKPQFYEALEEYTRRHRRFGGL
- a CDS encoding adenylosuccinate synthase produces the protein MANTILVGAQWGDEGKGKIIDVLTEQADVVVRTQGGNNAGHTVFIGKQKYVLHLIPSGILRKSKTCVIGNGVVIDPVSLVEEIDGLEKMNVKVNGNLFISETAHLVFPYHRELDAQREILKGKNKIGTTKRGIGPAYGDKAARTGLRVIDLVNPARFEVLLKQKIKENNEVLKAFGAKPISFAKVLEAYRKAGDRLKPFVTNTVVLLDKSIRRGDDILFEGAQGTFLDIDHGTYPFVTSSNTTAGGACTGSGVAPNRMDRVVGVMKAYTTRVGEGPLPTENAEIADLLHGMGREFGATTGRARRCGWFDSVATRHATMVNGIDELAVTNVDGLDTVETIRVCIGYKIGSTRYDYIPNEIEALAKCTPVYAEFPGWLTPTHEIRDWKKMPAKAKTYLKALAELTGAKLAIASTGPAREQTMFL